One Spinacia oleracea cultivar Varoflay chromosome 4, BTI_SOV_V1, whole genome shotgun sequence DNA segment encodes these proteins:
- the LOC110796877 gene encoding hexokinase-1, with amino-acid sequence MGKVVVVATVLGAAAVCAAAVGGLIVSRRMKNGAKWSRTIEILRDFEEKCGTPVEKLKQVTDALIVEMNAGLHSDKGGRVKMLISYVDNLPTGEEDGLFYALDLGGTNFRVLRVQLGGKDGGIKHQEFAEVPIPMELMIGTSDDLFDYIASELAKFVTQEGEEFQLPFGRERELGFTFSFPVMQTSIDSGTLITWAKGFCIDDTVGKDVAEELAKALKKQGVDMHVTALVNDTVGTLAGGRFSNKDVIAAVILGTGTNAAYVERAEAIPKWHGPLPKSGEMVINTEWGNFQTSNLPLTEYDKALDCDSPNSGEQIYEKMISGMYLGDIVRRVLYRMAEEASFFGGTIPPKLGIPFILRTPDMSAMHHDTSADLSVIGSKIKDILEIPTLSLKKRKVIHDLCRIVATRGARLAAAGILGILKMVGRDTLLSCNEKQKSVVAMDGGLYEHYTEFRECLEETLKELVGDKVWEHISIEHANDGSGIGASLLAASHSRYLEPEVKESQDDIVVVPSMLSED; translated from the exons ATGGGTAAAGTGGTGGTTGTTGCGACGGTGTTGGGAGCTGCAGCAGTTTGTGCGGCGGCGGTAGGGGGGTTGATTGTGAGTCGTCGGATGAAAAATGGGGCGAAATGGAGTCGTACGATTGAGATATTGAGGGATTTTGAGGAGAAATGTGGGACCCCAGTTGAGAAATTGAAGCAGGTGACTGATGCCTTGATTGTGGAGATGAATGCTGGACTTCATTCTGATAAAGGTGGCCGTGTTAAGATGCTCATCAGCTATGTTGATAATCTTCCTACTGG GGAAGAGGATGGTTTGTTTTATGCATTGGATCTTGGGGGAACAAACTTCCGTGTTCTTCGAGTTCAGTTGGGTGGCAAGGATGGTGGCATTAAGCACCAAGAGTTTGCAGAAGTTCCGATCCCCATGGAATTGATGATTGGAACGTCAGAT GATCTTTTTGACTATATTGCAAGTGAACTTGCAAAATTTGTTACCCAAGAAGGTGAAGAATTTCAACTTCCTTTTGGTAGAGAAAGGGAACTCGGTTTTACCTTTTCATTCCCTGTAATGCAAACATCCATTGACTCTGGAACTTTAATCACATGGGCAAAAGGCTTCTGTATAGATGATACG GTTGGAAAGGATGTAGCGGAAGAGTTGGCAAAAGCATTGAAGAAACAAGGGGTTGATATGCATGTCACAGCTTTG GTTAATGATACAGTTGGTACACTAGCTGGAGGTAGATTCTCAAACAAAGATGTCATCGCTGCAGTGATATTGGGCACAGGAACGAATGCAGCGTATGTGGAGCGTGCAGAAGCAATACCTAAATGGCATGGTCCTCTACCAAAGTCGGGAGAAATG GTGATTAACACTGAATGGGGTAATTTCCAGACATCAAATCTTCCATTAACAGAATATGACAAGGCCTTGGATTGTGACAGTCCCAACAGTGGCGAGCAG ATTTATGAAAAGATGATATCTGGGATGTATTTGGGTGACATCGTACGTAGAGTTCTGTACCGAATGGCTGAAGAAGCTTCCTTCTTTGGCGGTACCATCCCTCCGAAATTGGGGATTCCATTCATCTTGAG GACACCTGACATGTCAGCTATGCATCATGATACATCAGCTGATCTCAGTGTCATTGGGTCTAAAATAAAGGACATTTTAGAG ATACCAACCCTTTCCTTGAAGAAAAGGAAAGTCATACATGATCTGTGCAGAATCGTGGCAACACGTGGGGCCCGTCTTGCTGCAGCAGGCATTTTGGGGATTCTGAAGATGGTGGGAAGAGACACATTGTTAAGCTGTAACGAGAAGCAAAAGAGTGTTGTAGCCATGGATGGTGGATTATACGAGCATTACACTGAATTCCGGGAATGTTTAGAAGAAACGTTGAAAGAACTTGTTGGAGATAAAGTCTGGGAACACATCTCAATCGAGCATGCTAATGATGGTTCGGGAATTGGTGCTTCCCTTCTAGCTGCTTCTCACTCGCGCTACCTTGAGCCTGAGGTCAAGGAAAGTCAAGACGATATTGTAGTTGTTCCAAGTATGCTGTCAGAGGATTAA